In Aedes albopictus strain Foshan chromosome 3, AalbF5, whole genome shotgun sequence, the following are encoded in one genomic region:
- the LOC109418733 gene encoding endocuticle structural glycoprotein SgAbd-2-like, with the protein MYQFAPSQHINHVCFKINKTSIKMKLFIALFALVALVAAGGDHYEEHKQHIPIVHSELVQSNDGTFKFGYESANGIVAQEAGHVKNFGSKDHEANFAQGSYSYVDPHGEVVSVSYVADENGFQAHGSHIPTPPPLPKELVEAYAKVGSHPEAHHEEPASYKGH; encoded by the exons ATGTATCAGTTTGCGCCCAGCCAGCACATCAATCACGTGTGTTTCAAGATTAATAAAACCAGCATCAAAATGAAATTG TTCATCGCTCTGTTCGCCTTGGTGGCCTTGGTGGCTGCTGGTGGTGATCACTACGAAGAACATAAGCAACATATTCCAATCGTGCACAGTGAACTGGTCCAGAGCAACGACGGTACCTTCAAGTTTGGATACGAATCGGCCAATGGAATCGTCGCTCAGGAGGCAGGTCACGTCAAGAACTTTGGCAGCAAGGATCACGAGGCCAACTTTGCCCAAGGATCGTACTCGTACGTTGATCCCCATGGTGAAGTAGTTTCTGTGAGCTACGTTGCCGACGAGAATGGATTCCAGGCCCATGGATCGCATATCCCAACGCCACCACCACTACCAAAGGAGCTGGTTGAGGCATATGCCAAGGTGGGCAGCCACCCAGAGGCTCACCACGAGGAACCAGCAAGCTACAAGGGTCACTAA